The following proteins are encoded in a genomic region of Drosophila willistoni isolate 14030-0811.24 chromosome 3R, UCI_dwil_1.1, whole genome shotgun sequence:
- the LOC6647191 gene encoding synapse-associated protein of 47 kDa isoform X2, whose protein sequence is MFSGLTNQFTSLVGAVKGGAGDEDVPAPTGDAATSAAPSTSAETAPAAIEQDSSAVAAGAEGLEGEEAGKRIPKSSSLVDSFVSEANGWLGSAKGWLGNASIPSMPAMPAMPSMPSMPAMPSIPSIPGLRKTGAGAEGAVEGAEGTGESLAAGGGAVSGGDEDDKSSATEGADSHPASGGGTPTGEEGQIGHGKDDEIKITTKVTQQAKHFGSFLSSAISKAGSKIKETVKDNTILDSFNKEQEAFIKGQGGAGNGAAPWIGHANESKIKEEILGLSQDRRNFVRAPPAGVDFEFSYDSAYPTAIAIMAEDKALETMRFELVPKIITEENFWRNYFYRVSLIIQAAELGTLGADGVGQASSGEDETKKQNSDNSPDMNKKSAVISPVDDVKPSKSDITTAETAANDGTFGDQAKTEIISKDLSGKISESEFVSDEFQSTNETDLAEIKDGMRKLGIDSMTQPQIVPKSNDEEQWEKDLEAELKDYEVVDEGGTDGTGRRKRDGKDDADVDEDDEPTISNLRTRSTNNDWEEYADLIEDTDDLKTLKCLKRTMLGYP, encoded by the exons ATGTTTTCGGGACTAACAAATCAATTCACCTCATTGGTGGGTGCTGTCAAGGGTGGAGCAGGCGACGAGGATGTACCAGCTCCAACTGGAGATGCTGCCACATCTGCTGCCCCTTCTACATCAGCCGAGACTGCACCAGCGGCAATAGAACAGGACTCATCTGCAGTTGCAGCTGGTGCTGAAGGTCTAGAGGGCGAAGAAGCTGGCAAGAG AATTCCAAAATCATCATCTCTGGTAGATTCATTTGTCAGTGAAGCCAA TGGTTGGTTGGGCAGTGCCAAGGGCTGGCTAGGAAATGCCTCGATTCCTTCAATGCCAGCAATGCCGGCCATGCCATCAATGCCCTCAATGCCAGCAATGCCATCCATTCCATCAATACCTGGTCTGCGCAAaactggagctggagctgagGGTGCCGTTGAGGGAGCCGAGGGAACCGGTGAAAGTTTAGCCGCCGGAGGCGGAGCTGTGAGTGGTGGCGACGAAGACGACAAATCGAG TGCTACAGAGGGCGCTGATTCGCATCCAGCATCGGGCGGCGGTACACCCACCGGCGAAGAGGGTCAAATTGGACACGGTAAGGACGATGAAATTAAAA TTACCACAAAAGTAACACAACAGGCCAAGCATTTTGGTTCGTTCTTGTCATCGGCTATAAGCAAAGCTGGCAGTAAAATCAAGGAAACAGTTAAGGACAAT ACCATACTGGATTCGTTCAATAAAGAGCAAGAAGCATTTATTAAGGGACAAGGTGGTGCTGGCAATGGTGCAGCCCCATGGATAGGTCATGCCAATGAATCCAAAATTAAGGAAGAAATTTTGGGCCTATCGCAAGATCGCCGTAATTTTGTTCGTGCACCGCCAGCTGGCGTGGACTTTGAGTTTAGTTATGATTCTGCTTACCCAACAGCCATAGCTATTATGGCCGAGGACAAGGCGCTAGAAACAATGCGTTTCGAATTGGTGCCCAAAAT taTTACTGAGGAGAACTTTTGGCGAAACTATTTCTATCGCGTCTCACTGATCATTCAGGCTGCCGAATTGGGCACTCTAGGAGCCGATGGAGTAGGTCAGGCCTCTAGTGGTGAAGATG aaacaaaaaaacaaaattccgACAATAGTCCAGATATGAATAAAAAATCGGCGGTTATAtctcctgttgatgatgtcaaGCCGTCAAAGTCGGATATAACAACGGCAGAAACCGCTGCAAATGACGGTACTTTTGGCGATCAGGCCAAAACAGAAATTATATCAAAAGATCTCAGTGGAAAAATCTCAGAGTCTGAATTTGTTTCGGATGAGTTTCAGTCCACCAATGAAACCGATTTGGCtgaaattaaagatggcatGCGTAAACTGGGCATAGACAGCATGACTCAGCCTCAAATTGTCCCTAAATCCAATGATG AAGAACAATGGGAAAAGGATTTGGAAGCTGAACTCAAAGACTATGAAGTGGTCGACGAAGGAGGAACTGACGGAACTGGCCGAAGAAAACGAGATGGTAAAGATGATGCAGATgttgatgaggatgatgaacCGACAATATCAAATTTGCGCACACGTTCGACTAACAACGATTGGGAGGAATATGCCGATTTAATTGAGGATACCGATGATTTAAA AACTTTGAAATGCCTAAAGCGCACCATGTTGGGCTATCCATGA
- the LOC6647191 gene encoding synapse-associated protein of 47 kDa isoform X4, with protein sequence MFSGLTNQFTSLVGAVKGGAGDEDVPAPTGDAATSAAPSTSAETAPAAIEQDSSAVAAGAEGLEGEEAGKRIPKSSSLVDSFVSEANGWLGSAKGWLGNASIPSMPAMPAMPSMPSMPAMPSIPSIPGLRKTGAGAEGAVEGAEGTGESLAAGGGAVSGGDEDDKSRYISATEGADSHPASGGGTPTGEEGQIGHGKDDEIKITTKVTQQAKHFGSFLSSAISKAGSKIKETVKDNTILDSFNKEQEAFIKGQGGAGNGAAPWIGHANESKIKEEILGLSQDRRNFVRAPPAGVDFEFSYDSAYPTAIAIMAEDKALETMRFELVPKIITEENFWRNYFYRVSLIIQAAELGTLGADGVGQASSGEDETKKQNSDNSPDMNKKSAVISPVDDVKPSKSDITTAETAANDGTFGDQAKTEIISKDLSGKISESEFVSDEFQSTNETDLAEIKDGMRKLGIDSMTQPQIVPKSNDEEQWEKDLEAELKDYEVVDEGGTDGTGRRKRDGKDDADVDEDDEPTISNLRTRSTNNDWEEYADLIEDTDDLK encoded by the exons ATGTTTTCGGGACTAACAAATCAATTCACCTCATTGGTGGGTGCTGTCAAGGGTGGAGCAGGCGACGAGGATGTACCAGCTCCAACTGGAGATGCTGCCACATCTGCTGCCCCTTCTACATCAGCCGAGACTGCACCAGCGGCAATAGAACAGGACTCATCTGCAGTTGCAGCTGGTGCTGAAGGTCTAGAGGGCGAAGAAGCTGGCAAGAG AATTCCAAAATCATCATCTCTGGTAGATTCATTTGTCAGTGAAGCCAA TGGTTGGTTGGGCAGTGCCAAGGGCTGGCTAGGAAATGCCTCGATTCCTTCAATGCCAGCAATGCCGGCCATGCCATCAATGCCCTCAATGCCAGCAATGCCATCCATTCCATCAATACCTGGTCTGCGCAAaactggagctggagctgagGGTGCCGTTGAGGGAGCCGAGGGAACCGGTGAAAGTTTAGCCGCCGGAGGCGGAGCTGTGAGTGGTGGCGACGAAGACGACAAATCGAGGTATATTAG TGCTACAGAGGGCGCTGATTCGCATCCAGCATCGGGCGGCGGTACACCCACCGGCGAAGAGGGTCAAATTGGACACGGTAAGGACGATGAAATTAAAA TTACCACAAAAGTAACACAACAGGCCAAGCATTTTGGTTCGTTCTTGTCATCGGCTATAAGCAAAGCTGGCAGTAAAATCAAGGAAACAGTTAAGGACAAT ACCATACTGGATTCGTTCAATAAAGAGCAAGAAGCATTTATTAAGGGACAAGGTGGTGCTGGCAATGGTGCAGCCCCATGGATAGGTCATGCCAATGAATCCAAAATTAAGGAAGAAATTTTGGGCCTATCGCAAGATCGCCGTAATTTTGTTCGTGCACCGCCAGCTGGCGTGGACTTTGAGTTTAGTTATGATTCTGCTTACCCAACAGCCATAGCTATTATGGCCGAGGACAAGGCGCTAGAAACAATGCGTTTCGAATTGGTGCCCAAAAT taTTACTGAGGAGAACTTTTGGCGAAACTATTTCTATCGCGTCTCACTGATCATTCAGGCTGCCGAATTGGGCACTCTAGGAGCCGATGGAGTAGGTCAGGCCTCTAGTGGTGAAGATG aaacaaaaaaacaaaattccgACAATAGTCCAGATATGAATAAAAAATCGGCGGTTATAtctcctgttgatgatgtcaaGCCGTCAAAGTCGGATATAACAACGGCAGAAACCGCTGCAAATGACGGTACTTTTGGCGATCAGGCCAAAACAGAAATTATATCAAAAGATCTCAGTGGAAAAATCTCAGAGTCTGAATTTGTTTCGGATGAGTTTCAGTCCACCAATGAAACCGATTTGGCtgaaattaaagatggcatGCGTAAACTGGGCATAGACAGCATGACTCAGCCTCAAATTGTCCCTAAATCCAATGATG AAGAACAATGGGAAAAGGATTTGGAAGCTGAACTCAAAGACTATGAAGTGGTCGACGAAGGAGGAACTGACGGAACTGGCCGAAGAAAACGAGATGGTAAAGATGATGCAGATgttgatgaggatgatgaacCGACAATATCAAATTTGCGCACACGTTCGACTAACAACGATTGGGAGGAATATGCCGATTTAATTGAGGATACCGATGATTTAAAGTAA
- the LOC6647191 gene encoding synapse-associated protein of 47 kDa isoform X5, which produces MFSGLTNQFTSLVGAVKGGAGDEDVPAPTGDAATSAAPSTSAETAPAAIEQDSSAVAAGAEGLEGEEAGKSGWLGSAKGWLGNASIPSMPAMPAMPSMPSMPAMPSIPSIPGLRKTGAGAEGAVEGAEGTGESLAAGGGAVSGGDEDDKSRYISATEGADSHPASGGGTPTGEEGQIGHGKDDEIKITTKVTQQAKHFGSFLSSAISKAGSKIKETVKDNTILDSFNKEQEAFIKGQGGAGNGAAPWIGHANESKIKEEILGLSQDRRNFVRAPPAGVDFEFSYDSAYPTAIAIMAEDKALETMRFELVPKIITEENFWRNYFYRVSLIIQAAELGTLGADGVGQASSGEDETKKQNSDNSPDMNKKSAVISPVDDVKPSKSDITTAETAANDGTFGDQAKTEIISKDLSGKISESEFVSDEFQSTNETDLAEIKDGMRKLGIDSMTQPQIVPKSNDEEQWEKDLEAELKDYEVVDEGGTDGTGRRKRDGKDDADVDEDDEPTISNLRTRSTNNDWEEYADLIEDTDDLKTLKCLKRTMLGYP; this is translated from the exons ATGTTTTCGGGACTAACAAATCAATTCACCTCATTGGTGGGTGCTGTCAAGGGTGGAGCAGGCGACGAGGATGTACCAGCTCCAACTGGAGATGCTGCCACATCTGCTGCCCCTTCTACATCAGCCGAGACTGCACCAGCGGCAATAGAACAGGACTCATCTGCAGTTGCAGCTGGTGCTGAAGGTCTAGAGGGCGAAGAAGCTGGCAAGAG TGGTTGGTTGGGCAGTGCCAAGGGCTGGCTAGGAAATGCCTCGATTCCTTCAATGCCAGCAATGCCGGCCATGCCATCAATGCCCTCAATGCCAGCAATGCCATCCATTCCATCAATACCTGGTCTGCGCAAaactggagctggagctgagGGTGCCGTTGAGGGAGCCGAGGGAACCGGTGAAAGTTTAGCCGCCGGAGGCGGAGCTGTGAGTGGTGGCGACGAAGACGACAAATCGAGGTATATTAG TGCTACAGAGGGCGCTGATTCGCATCCAGCATCGGGCGGCGGTACACCCACCGGCGAAGAGGGTCAAATTGGACACGGTAAGGACGATGAAATTAAAA TTACCACAAAAGTAACACAACAGGCCAAGCATTTTGGTTCGTTCTTGTCATCGGCTATAAGCAAAGCTGGCAGTAAAATCAAGGAAACAGTTAAGGACAAT ACCATACTGGATTCGTTCAATAAAGAGCAAGAAGCATTTATTAAGGGACAAGGTGGTGCTGGCAATGGTGCAGCCCCATGGATAGGTCATGCCAATGAATCCAAAATTAAGGAAGAAATTTTGGGCCTATCGCAAGATCGCCGTAATTTTGTTCGTGCACCGCCAGCTGGCGTGGACTTTGAGTTTAGTTATGATTCTGCTTACCCAACAGCCATAGCTATTATGGCCGAGGACAAGGCGCTAGAAACAATGCGTTTCGAATTGGTGCCCAAAAT taTTACTGAGGAGAACTTTTGGCGAAACTATTTCTATCGCGTCTCACTGATCATTCAGGCTGCCGAATTGGGCACTCTAGGAGCCGATGGAGTAGGTCAGGCCTCTAGTGGTGAAGATG aaacaaaaaaacaaaattccgACAATAGTCCAGATATGAATAAAAAATCGGCGGTTATAtctcctgttgatgatgtcaaGCCGTCAAAGTCGGATATAACAACGGCAGAAACCGCTGCAAATGACGGTACTTTTGGCGATCAGGCCAAAACAGAAATTATATCAAAAGATCTCAGTGGAAAAATCTCAGAGTCTGAATTTGTTTCGGATGAGTTTCAGTCCACCAATGAAACCGATTTGGCtgaaattaaagatggcatGCGTAAACTGGGCATAGACAGCATGACTCAGCCTCAAATTGTCCCTAAATCCAATGATG AAGAACAATGGGAAAAGGATTTGGAAGCTGAACTCAAAGACTATGAAGTGGTCGACGAAGGAGGAACTGACGGAACTGGCCGAAGAAAACGAGATGGTAAAGATGATGCAGATgttgatgaggatgatgaacCGACAATATCAAATTTGCGCACACGTTCGACTAACAACGATTGGGAGGAATATGCCGATTTAATTGAGGATACCGATGATTTAAA AACTTTGAAATGCCTAAAGCGCACCATGTTGGGCTATCCATGA
- the LOC6647191 gene encoding synapse-associated protein of 47 kDa isoform X1, protein MFSGLTNQFTSLVGAVKGGAGDEDVPAPTGDAATSAAPSTSAETAPAAIEQDSSAVAAGAEGLEGEEAGKRIPKSSSLVDSFVSEANGWLGSAKGWLGNASIPSMPAMPAMPSMPSMPAMPSIPSIPGLRKTGAGAEGAVEGAEGTGESLAAGGGAVSGGDEDDKSRYISATEGADSHPASGGGTPTGEEGQIGHGKDDEIKITTKVTQQAKHFGSFLSSAISKAGSKIKETVKDNTILDSFNKEQEAFIKGQGGAGNGAAPWIGHANESKIKEEILGLSQDRRNFVRAPPAGVDFEFSYDSAYPTAIAIMAEDKALETMRFELVPKIITEENFWRNYFYRVSLIIQAAELGTLGADGVGQASSGEDETKKQNSDNSPDMNKKSAVISPVDDVKPSKSDITTAETAANDGTFGDQAKTEIISKDLSGKISESEFVSDEFQSTNETDLAEIKDGMRKLGIDSMTQPQIVPKSNDEEQWEKDLEAELKDYEVVDEGGTDGTGRRKRDGKDDADVDEDDEPTISNLRTRSTNNDWEEYADLIEDTDDLKTLKCLKRTMLGYP, encoded by the exons ATGTTTTCGGGACTAACAAATCAATTCACCTCATTGGTGGGTGCTGTCAAGGGTGGAGCAGGCGACGAGGATGTACCAGCTCCAACTGGAGATGCTGCCACATCTGCTGCCCCTTCTACATCAGCCGAGACTGCACCAGCGGCAATAGAACAGGACTCATCTGCAGTTGCAGCTGGTGCTGAAGGTCTAGAGGGCGAAGAAGCTGGCAAGAG AATTCCAAAATCATCATCTCTGGTAGATTCATTTGTCAGTGAAGCCAA TGGTTGGTTGGGCAGTGCCAAGGGCTGGCTAGGAAATGCCTCGATTCCTTCAATGCCAGCAATGCCGGCCATGCCATCAATGCCCTCAATGCCAGCAATGCCATCCATTCCATCAATACCTGGTCTGCGCAAaactggagctggagctgagGGTGCCGTTGAGGGAGCCGAGGGAACCGGTGAAAGTTTAGCCGCCGGAGGCGGAGCTGTGAGTGGTGGCGACGAAGACGACAAATCGAGGTATATTAG TGCTACAGAGGGCGCTGATTCGCATCCAGCATCGGGCGGCGGTACACCCACCGGCGAAGAGGGTCAAATTGGACACGGTAAGGACGATGAAATTAAAA TTACCACAAAAGTAACACAACAGGCCAAGCATTTTGGTTCGTTCTTGTCATCGGCTATAAGCAAAGCTGGCAGTAAAATCAAGGAAACAGTTAAGGACAAT ACCATACTGGATTCGTTCAATAAAGAGCAAGAAGCATTTATTAAGGGACAAGGTGGTGCTGGCAATGGTGCAGCCCCATGGATAGGTCATGCCAATGAATCCAAAATTAAGGAAGAAATTTTGGGCCTATCGCAAGATCGCCGTAATTTTGTTCGTGCACCGCCAGCTGGCGTGGACTTTGAGTTTAGTTATGATTCTGCTTACCCAACAGCCATAGCTATTATGGCCGAGGACAAGGCGCTAGAAACAATGCGTTTCGAATTGGTGCCCAAAAT taTTACTGAGGAGAACTTTTGGCGAAACTATTTCTATCGCGTCTCACTGATCATTCAGGCTGCCGAATTGGGCACTCTAGGAGCCGATGGAGTAGGTCAGGCCTCTAGTGGTGAAGATG aaacaaaaaaacaaaattccgACAATAGTCCAGATATGAATAAAAAATCGGCGGTTATAtctcctgttgatgatgtcaaGCCGTCAAAGTCGGATATAACAACGGCAGAAACCGCTGCAAATGACGGTACTTTTGGCGATCAGGCCAAAACAGAAATTATATCAAAAGATCTCAGTGGAAAAATCTCAGAGTCTGAATTTGTTTCGGATGAGTTTCAGTCCACCAATGAAACCGATTTGGCtgaaattaaagatggcatGCGTAAACTGGGCATAGACAGCATGACTCAGCCTCAAATTGTCCCTAAATCCAATGATG AAGAACAATGGGAAAAGGATTTGGAAGCTGAACTCAAAGACTATGAAGTGGTCGACGAAGGAGGAACTGACGGAACTGGCCGAAGAAAACGAGATGGTAAAGATGATGCAGATgttgatgaggatgatgaacCGACAATATCAAATTTGCGCACACGTTCGACTAACAACGATTGGGAGGAATATGCCGATTTAATTGAGGATACCGATGATTTAAA AACTTTGAAATGCCTAAAGCGCACCATGTTGGGCTATCCATGA
- the LOC6647191 gene encoding synapse-associated protein of 47 kDa isoform X3 has protein sequence MFSGLTNQFTSLVGAVKGGAGDEDVPAPTGDAATSAAPSTSAETAPAAIEQDSSAVAAGAEGLEGEEAGKRIPKSSSLVDSFVSEANGWLGSAKGWLGNASIPSMPAMPAMPSMPSMPAMPSIPSIPGLRKTGAGAEGAVEGAEGTGESLAAGGGAVSGGDEDDKSRYISATEGADSHPASGGGTPTGEEGQIGHVTTKVTQQAKHFGSFLSSAISKAGSKIKETVKDNTILDSFNKEQEAFIKGQGGAGNGAAPWIGHANESKIKEEILGLSQDRRNFVRAPPAGVDFEFSYDSAYPTAIAIMAEDKALETMRFELVPKIITEENFWRNYFYRVSLIIQAAELGTLGADGVGQASSGEDETKKQNSDNSPDMNKKSAVISPVDDVKPSKSDITTAETAANDGTFGDQAKTEIISKDLSGKISESEFVSDEFQSTNETDLAEIKDGMRKLGIDSMTQPQIVPKSNDEEQWEKDLEAELKDYEVVDEGGTDGTGRRKRDGKDDADVDEDDEPTISNLRTRSTNNDWEEYADLIEDTDDLKTLKCLKRTMLGYP, from the exons ATGTTTTCGGGACTAACAAATCAATTCACCTCATTGGTGGGTGCTGTCAAGGGTGGAGCAGGCGACGAGGATGTACCAGCTCCAACTGGAGATGCTGCCACATCTGCTGCCCCTTCTACATCAGCCGAGACTGCACCAGCGGCAATAGAACAGGACTCATCTGCAGTTGCAGCTGGTGCTGAAGGTCTAGAGGGCGAAGAAGCTGGCAAGAG AATTCCAAAATCATCATCTCTGGTAGATTCATTTGTCAGTGAAGCCAA TGGTTGGTTGGGCAGTGCCAAGGGCTGGCTAGGAAATGCCTCGATTCCTTCAATGCCAGCAATGCCGGCCATGCCATCAATGCCCTCAATGCCAGCAATGCCATCCATTCCATCAATACCTGGTCTGCGCAAaactggagctggagctgagGGTGCCGTTGAGGGAGCCGAGGGAACCGGTGAAAGTTTAGCCGCCGGAGGCGGAGCTGTGAGTGGTGGCGACGAAGACGACAAATCGAGGTATATTAG TGCTACAGAGGGCGCTGATTCGCATCCAGCATCGGGCGGCGGTACACCCACCGGCGAAGAGGGTCAAATTGGACACG TTACCACAAAAGTAACACAACAGGCCAAGCATTTTGGTTCGTTCTTGTCATCGGCTATAAGCAAAGCTGGCAGTAAAATCAAGGAAACAGTTAAGGACAAT ACCATACTGGATTCGTTCAATAAAGAGCAAGAAGCATTTATTAAGGGACAAGGTGGTGCTGGCAATGGTGCAGCCCCATGGATAGGTCATGCCAATGAATCCAAAATTAAGGAAGAAATTTTGGGCCTATCGCAAGATCGCCGTAATTTTGTTCGTGCACCGCCAGCTGGCGTGGACTTTGAGTTTAGTTATGATTCTGCTTACCCAACAGCCATAGCTATTATGGCCGAGGACAAGGCGCTAGAAACAATGCGTTTCGAATTGGTGCCCAAAAT taTTACTGAGGAGAACTTTTGGCGAAACTATTTCTATCGCGTCTCACTGATCATTCAGGCTGCCGAATTGGGCACTCTAGGAGCCGATGGAGTAGGTCAGGCCTCTAGTGGTGAAGATG aaacaaaaaaacaaaattccgACAATAGTCCAGATATGAATAAAAAATCGGCGGTTATAtctcctgttgatgatgtcaaGCCGTCAAAGTCGGATATAACAACGGCAGAAACCGCTGCAAATGACGGTACTTTTGGCGATCAGGCCAAAACAGAAATTATATCAAAAGATCTCAGTGGAAAAATCTCAGAGTCTGAATTTGTTTCGGATGAGTTTCAGTCCACCAATGAAACCGATTTGGCtgaaattaaagatggcatGCGTAAACTGGGCATAGACAGCATGACTCAGCCTCAAATTGTCCCTAAATCCAATGATG AAGAACAATGGGAAAAGGATTTGGAAGCTGAACTCAAAGACTATGAAGTGGTCGACGAAGGAGGAACTGACGGAACTGGCCGAAGAAAACGAGATGGTAAAGATGATGCAGATgttgatgaggatgatgaacCGACAATATCAAATTTGCGCACACGTTCGACTAACAACGATTGGGAGGAATATGCCGATTTAATTGAGGATACCGATGATTTAAA AACTTTGAAATGCCTAAAGCGCACCATGTTGGGCTATCCATGA
- the LOC6647191 gene encoding synapse-associated protein of 47 kDa isoform X9, whose translation MFSGLTNQFTSLVGAVKGGAGDEDVPAPTGDAATSAAPSTSAETAPAAIEQDSSAVAAGAEGLEGEEAGKRIPKSSSLVDSFVSEANGWLGSAKGWLGNASIPSMPAMPAMPSMPSMPAMPSIPSIPGLRKTGAGAEGAVEGAEGTGESLAAGGGAVSGGDEDDKSRYISATEGADSHPASGGGTPTGEEGQIGHGKDDEIKITTKVTQQAKHFGSFLSSAISKAGSKIKETVKDNTILDSFNKEQEAFIKGQGGAGNGAAPWIGHANESKIKEEILGLSQDRRNFVRAPPAGVDFEFSYDSAYPTAIAIMAEDKALETMRFELVPKIITEENFWRNYFYRVSLIIQAAELGTLGADGVGQASSGEDEEQWEKDLEAELKDYEVVDEGGTDGTGRRKRDGKDDADVDEDDEPTISNLRTRSTNNDWEEYADLIEDTDDLKTLKCLKRTMLGYP comes from the exons ATGTTTTCGGGACTAACAAATCAATTCACCTCATTGGTGGGTGCTGTCAAGGGTGGAGCAGGCGACGAGGATGTACCAGCTCCAACTGGAGATGCTGCCACATCTGCTGCCCCTTCTACATCAGCCGAGACTGCACCAGCGGCAATAGAACAGGACTCATCTGCAGTTGCAGCTGGTGCTGAAGGTCTAGAGGGCGAAGAAGCTGGCAAGAG AATTCCAAAATCATCATCTCTGGTAGATTCATTTGTCAGTGAAGCCAA TGGTTGGTTGGGCAGTGCCAAGGGCTGGCTAGGAAATGCCTCGATTCCTTCAATGCCAGCAATGCCGGCCATGCCATCAATGCCCTCAATGCCAGCAATGCCATCCATTCCATCAATACCTGGTCTGCGCAAaactggagctggagctgagGGTGCCGTTGAGGGAGCCGAGGGAACCGGTGAAAGTTTAGCCGCCGGAGGCGGAGCTGTGAGTGGTGGCGACGAAGACGACAAATCGAGGTATATTAG TGCTACAGAGGGCGCTGATTCGCATCCAGCATCGGGCGGCGGTACACCCACCGGCGAAGAGGGTCAAATTGGACACGGTAAGGACGATGAAATTAAAA TTACCACAAAAGTAACACAACAGGCCAAGCATTTTGGTTCGTTCTTGTCATCGGCTATAAGCAAAGCTGGCAGTAAAATCAAGGAAACAGTTAAGGACAAT ACCATACTGGATTCGTTCAATAAAGAGCAAGAAGCATTTATTAAGGGACAAGGTGGTGCTGGCAATGGTGCAGCCCCATGGATAGGTCATGCCAATGAATCCAAAATTAAGGAAGAAATTTTGGGCCTATCGCAAGATCGCCGTAATTTTGTTCGTGCACCGCCAGCTGGCGTGGACTTTGAGTTTAGTTATGATTCTGCTTACCCAACAGCCATAGCTATTATGGCCGAGGACAAGGCGCTAGAAACAATGCGTTTCGAATTGGTGCCCAAAAT taTTACTGAGGAGAACTTTTGGCGAAACTATTTCTATCGCGTCTCACTGATCATTCAGGCTGCCGAATTGGGCACTCTAGGAGCCGATGGAGTAGGTCAGGCCTCTAGTGGTGAAGATG AAGAACAATGGGAAAAGGATTTGGAAGCTGAACTCAAAGACTATGAAGTGGTCGACGAAGGAGGAACTGACGGAACTGGCCGAAGAAAACGAGATGGTAAAGATGATGCAGATgttgatgaggatgatgaacCGACAATATCAAATTTGCGCACACGTTCGACTAACAACGATTGGGAGGAATATGCCGATTTAATTGAGGATACCGATGATTTAAA AACTTTGAAATGCCTAAAGCGCACCATGTTGGGCTATCCATGA